One genomic window of Halovivax cerinus includes the following:
- the pyrH gene encoding UMP kinase, with the protein MKVVVSIGGSVLMPEPGSERVSKHAAVVEDLVAEGCRVGCVVGGGGVAREYIGAARTLGANEIELDQIGIDVTRLNSRLLIAALGEDSVTAPAHDYEEAGEALRRDGLSVMGGVAPAQTTDAVSAALAEYVDADLLVYATSVPGVYSADPNEDEEATKFEELNAGELVDVIADLDMTAGASAPVDLLAAKIIQRSGMRTIVLDGTDPDRIARAVRSGSHEGTDVIPTGAGDEPTYWAVDDR; encoded by the coding sequence ATGAAGGTAGTCGTCTCCATCGGTGGCAGCGTGTTGATGCCCGAACCCGGATCCGAGCGGGTATCGAAACACGCAGCCGTCGTCGAGGATCTCGTCGCCGAGGGCTGTCGCGTGGGGTGTGTCGTCGGGGGCGGCGGCGTCGCTCGTGAGTACATCGGAGCGGCGCGGACTCTCGGCGCCAACGAGATCGAACTCGACCAGATCGGGATCGACGTCACCAGGCTCAACTCGCGGTTGTTGATCGCGGCTCTGGGCGAGGACTCGGTGACGGCGCCGGCGCACGACTACGAGGAGGCAGGCGAGGCGCTCCGACGGGACGGCCTGTCGGTTATGGGCGGCGTCGCGCCGGCTCAGACCACCGACGCCGTGAGCGCGGCGCTCGCGGAGTACGTCGACGCCGATCTGCTCGTCTACGCGACCAGTGTCCCCGGCGTCTACAGCGCGGACCCCAACGAGGACGAGGAGGCGACGAAGTTCGAGGAACTGAACGCGGGCGAACTCGTCGACGTCATCGCCGACCTGGACATGACCGCAGGCGCGTCGGCGCCGGTCGACCTGCTCGCGGCGAAGATCATCCAGCGCTCGGGCATGCGAACGATCGTCCTCGACGGAACGGATCCCGACCGGATCGCACGGGCCGTTCGCTCCGGATCGCACGAAGGCACCGACGTGATCCCGACGGGTGCTGGCGACGAACCGACGTACTGGGCGGTCGACGACCGATGA
- a CDS encoding single-stranded DNA binding protein: protein MSDIEGIYEDLEADVSLEEFREAVEAKVEQMGGLADEETAAMLVAHEVGESEVNGVADIEPGMEEVKFVAKVTNVGEVRTFEREGEDEDGRVVNVDVADETGAVRITFWDERAAAAVEELETGQVLRIKGRPKDGYSGVEVNVDEAQPDDDTEIEVTLSDTHTVEDLTLGLSDVSLVGRVLESDAVRTFDRDDGSEGKVSNLTLGDETGRVRVTLWDERADLATEIDAGETVEVADGYVRERDGTLELHVGDGGTVDVVDEDVQYVPDATPIENVEIDQTVDLIGVVRSADPVRTFDRDDGSEGQVRNVRVQDATGDIRVALWGEKADVDLGPGDEVALADVEIQDGWQDDLEASAGWRSTITVLDAAETANDDGGSPDSPGLDSFADDGSAADDESETGTATADGGPAGASAGSDATDASAETGASGETAEMDDGPTDGDRLEFTGVVVQAGDPIILDDGETTMRVESGTDVGLGEEVTARGVLDDGVLDADELF from the coding sequence ATGAGCGACATCGAGGGGATCTACGAGGATCTCGAGGCGGACGTCTCCCTCGAGGAGTTTCGCGAGGCCGTCGAGGCCAAGGTCGAGCAGATGGGCGGGCTCGCGGACGAGGAGACGGCGGCGATGCTCGTCGCCCACGAGGTGGGCGAGAGCGAGGTCAACGGCGTCGCGGACATCGAACCCGGTATGGAGGAGGTGAAGTTCGTCGCGAAGGTGACGAACGTCGGGGAGGTCCGCACGTTCGAACGCGAAGGCGAGGACGAGGACGGTCGCGTCGTGAACGTAGACGTCGCGGACGAGACCGGTGCCGTCCGGATCACGTTCTGGGACGAGCGCGCCGCGGCCGCCGTCGAGGAACTGGAGACTGGACAGGTCCTGCGGATCAAGGGTCGTCCGAAAGACGGGTACAGTGGCGTCGAGGTCAACGTCGACGAGGCCCAACCCGACGACGACACCGAGATCGAAGTCACGCTCTCGGACACCCACACCGTCGAAGACCTGACGCTCGGCCTCTCGGACGTGTCACTCGTCGGGAGAGTGCTAGAGTCGGACGCCGTACGCACGTTCGACCGCGACGACGGCTCCGAAGGGAAGGTCTCGAACCTCACGCTCGGCGACGAAACCGGGCGCGTCCGGGTGACCCTCTGGGACGAGCGGGCCGACCTCGCGACGGAGATCGACGCCGGCGAGACGGTCGAGGTCGCAGACGGTTACGTCCGCGAGCGCGACGGAACCCTCGAACTCCACGTCGGCGACGGAGGTACTGTCGACGTCGTCGACGAGGACGTCCAGTACGTCCCCGACGCGACGCCGATCGAGAACGTAGAGATCGACCAGACGGTCGATCTGATAGGCGTCGTCCGCTCGGCCGACCCCGTTCGCACCTTCGACCGCGACGACGGCTCCGAAGGGCAGGTCAGAAACGTCCGCGTCCAGGACGCCACCGGCGACATACGCGTCGCCCTCTGGGGCGAGAAGGCCGACGTCGACCTCGGGCCCGGCGACGAGGTCGCGCTCGCCGACGTCGAGATCCAGGACGGCTGGCAGGACGACCTCGAGGCCTCCGCCGGCTGGCGGTCGACGATAACCGTGCTCGACGCAGCCGAGACGGCGAACGACGACGGCGGGTCGCCCGACTCGCCCGGTCTCGACTCATTCGCCGACGACGGGTCGGCTGCGGACGACGAGTCTGAAACCGGGACGGCGACCGCGGACGGCGGACCGGCGGGAGCGTCGGCTGGCAGCGACGCCACGGACGCCAGCGCGGAGACCGGCGCCTCGGGCGAGACGGCGGAGATGGACGACGGCCCGACCGACGGCGACCGCCTCGAGTTCACCGGCGTCGTCGTCCAGGCGGGTGACCCGATCATCCTGGACGACGGGGAGACGACCATGCGCGTCGAGTCCGGGACGGACGTCGGACTCGGCGAAGAGGTGACCGCCCGCGGCGTCCTCGACGACGGCGTCCTCGACGCGGACGAGCTCTTCTAG
- a CDS encoding histone deacetylase family protein, with the protein MRFGYSDVCLRHDPGPRHPESPARLDAIRDRLARAHGVSYVESDPAAASVVEAVHDPAYVSRFREFCADGGGDWDPDTTAVEASWDAALQSAGLACWAAEEAMAGDIGRETPFSIGRPPGHHAVADDAMGFCFFNNVAVAAQHAIDEAGAERVAILDWDVHHGNGTQDVLYDRGDVFFASIHEDGLYPGTGAVDETGEGAGEGTTMNVPMPDSAADAAYLAVFDDLLEPALRDFDPDLLLVSAGFDAHRHDPISRVRLTTEAYALMTDRARSIAETVGAGLGFVLEGGYSLDVLADSVALVHETFDGREPIEPDDGYDDGVDALLDDVAAAHDIER; encoded by the coding sequence ATGCGCTTTGGGTACAGCGACGTCTGCCTGCGTCACGATCCCGGGCCGCGCCACCCCGAGTCGCCGGCACGCCTCGACGCGATCCGCGATCGGCTGGCCCGCGCCCACGGCGTCTCCTACGTCGAGAGCGATCCCGCAGCCGCGTCGGTCGTCGAGGCCGTCCACGATCCGGCCTACGTCTCGCGGTTTCGCGAGTTCTGTGCCGACGGTGGCGGCGACTGGGACCCGGACACGACCGCCGTCGAGGCGTCCTGGGACGCCGCGCTCCAGAGTGCCGGCCTGGCGTGCTGGGCCGCCGAAGAGGCGATGGCCGGCGACATCGGACGGGAGACGCCCTTTTCGATCGGGCGACCGCCGGGACATCACGCGGTCGCCGACGACGCCATGGGCTTTTGCTTCTTCAACAACGTCGCCGTCGCCGCACAGCACGCCATAGACGAAGCCGGCGCCGAACGCGTCGCCATACTCGACTGGGACGTCCACCACGGCAACGGAACGCAAGACGTGCTCTACGACCGCGGCGACGTCTTCTTCGCATCGATCCACGAGGACGGACTGTACCCCGGAACCGGCGCGGTCGACGAGACCGGCGAGGGAGCGGGCGAGGGAACGACGATGAACGTACCGATGCCCGATTCGGCCGCCGACGCCGCGTACCTCGCCGTCTTCGACGACCTGCTCGAACCTGCACTCCGCGACTTCGATCCCGACCTCCTCCTCGTGAGTGCGGGCTTCGACGCCCACCGCCACGACCCCATCTCCCGGGTGCGGCTCACGACGGAAGCGTACGCGCTCATGACCGATCGAGCCCGCTCGATCGCCGAGACGGTCGGAGCCGGGCTGGGGTTCGTCCTCGAAGGAGGGTACAGCCTCGACGTCCTCGCGGACAGCGTCGCACTGGTCCACGAGACGTTCGACGGTCGCGAGCCGATCGAACCGGACGACGGCTACGACGACGGCGTCGACGCGCTGCTCGACGACGTGGCCGCGGCGCACGACATCG
- a CDS encoding histone, translated as MNVELPFAPVDAVIRRNADDLRVSADAAEELARRIQIHGADVAETAAERAESDGRKTLMAEDFDVETVIDDDELTLPIAPVDRIARLDIDDRYRVSMDARIALADILEDYADNVARAAAILARHADRRTIIDDDVETYFALFE; from the coding sequence ATGAACGTGGAGTTGCCGTTCGCGCCGGTAGATGCTGTCATCCGGCGAAACGCGGACGATCTGCGCGTCAGCGCCGACGCCGCCGAGGAACTGGCGCGGCGCATCCAGATCCACGGGGCGGACGTCGCGGAAACGGCCGCAGAGCGGGCCGAATCCGACGGCAGAAAGACCCTCATGGCCGAAGATTTCGACGTCGAGACGGTGATCGACGACGACGAACTGACGCTGCCGATCGCCCCCGTCGATCGTATCGCCCGCCTCGACATCGACGACCGATACCGGGTGTCGATGGACGCCCGAATCGCGCTCGCCGACATCCTGGAAGATTACGCCGACAACGTCGCCCGGGCGGCGGCGATCCTGGCACGTCACGCCGATCGGCGCACGATCATCGACGACGACGTCGAGACCTACTTCGCCCTCTTCGAGTGA
- the lysS gene encoding lysine--tRNA ligase, producing MSADDDATGSGGDSGGETSPYTLQRDDGADGSADHHVFWADAVADRVEARVESQVDAGERDPADLIVIKGGISPSGVPHLGNVNEIMRGYFVAEVLRERGHEVRQVFTADDRDPLRKLPRTLADLDGNLVDLGDVDAGALGRNLGHPYTDIPDPFGCCDSYGDHFATIIAQSADAVDVPIDLRSTTALYEDGTLEDVTRYLLEHRERAREVLSAYQATVDAAGDYVPFNPICENCGKITETVTSVDLDGEARSASNSRAGSEATRETAGEAGTVDYECTDLEAGDRTIEGCGHEGTATLREGKLPWRFEWPAQWQALGVDFEPFGKDHAEGSWPSGEDIARTVLGNEPPVPMVYEWFTLDGEAFSSSEGNVVLVSDVLELIEPEVLRYFFAKDPSKARDFSVERLDQLVDEFDRFERIYFGEVDASEDERRFAERVYPLIVGTSGDESERAGGRASEPDPERVRLPYTFAAVLGMTDEPSIREDIARAEGHVPDDAPEWAVDAALARVERAQRWARRTGNEFDYELKRSAVPAHDFDEATETALDELADFVAAGGDDTPDELQGEIYETAKRHDVPVGDFFAAGYRLFFDDEQGPKLGQFLAKLDREFVVDRLRRDR from the coding sequence ATGAGCGCAGACGACGACGCGACAGGCTCCGGAGGCGATTCGGGCGGCGAGACGAGCCCCTACACGCTCCAGCGCGACGACGGTGCCGATGGATCGGCCGATCACCACGTATTCTGGGCCGACGCCGTCGCCGACCGGGTGGAAGCCCGCGTCGAGTCGCAGGTCGACGCTGGCGAGCGCGACCCCGCCGATCTGATCGTGATCAAGGGCGGTATCTCCCCCTCCGGAGTCCCCCACCTCGGCAACGTCAACGAGATCATGCGCGGCTACTTCGTCGCCGAAGTCCTCCGCGAACGCGGCCACGAGGTCCGTCAGGTGTTCACGGCCGACGATCGTGACCCGCTCCGAAAACTCCCGCGCACCCTCGCGGACCTCGACGGCAACCTCGTCGACCTCGGCGACGTGGACGCGGGCGCGCTCGGGCGCAATCTCGGCCATCCCTACACCGACATCCCGGACCCGTTCGGGTGCTGTGACTCCTACGGCGACCACTTCGCGACGATCATCGCCCAGAGCGCCGACGCGGTCGACGTGCCGATCGACCTCCGCTCGACCACCGCCCTCTACGAGGACGGCACGCTCGAGGACGTGACCCGGTACCTGCTCGAACACCGCGAGCGGGCGCGCGAAGTCCTCTCTGCGTACCAGGCCACGGTCGATGCCGCGGGCGACTACGTGCCCTTCAACCCGATCTGTGAGAACTGCGGAAAGATCACCGAGACGGTGACGAGCGTCGATCTGGATGGCGAGGCACGAAGCGCCTCGAACAGTCGAGCGGGAAGCGAAGCGACCCGCGAGACCGCGGGCGAGGCAGGTACGGTCGACTACGAGTGCACCGATCTCGAGGCCGGCGATCGGACCATCGAGGGCTGTGGTCACGAGGGGACGGCCACCCTGCGTGAGGGCAAACTCCCCTGGCGGTTCGAGTGGCCGGCGCAGTGGCAGGCGCTCGGGGTCGACTTCGAACCCTTCGGGAAGGATCACGCGGAAGGCTCCTGGCCGAGCGGGGAGGACATCGCCCGGACCGTCCTCGGCAACGAACCACCGGTGCCGATGGTCTACGAGTGGTTCACCCTCGACGGCGAGGCCTTCTCCTCCTCCGAGGGGAACGTCGTCCTCGTCTCCGACGTCTTGGAGCTGATCGAACCCGAGGTCCTCCGGTACTTCTTCGCGAAGGACCCCTCGAAGGCCCGCGACTTCAGCGTCGAGCGCCTCGACCAGCTCGTCGACGAGTTCGATCGCTTCGAGCGGATCTACTTCGGCGAGGTCGACGCGAGCGAGGACGAACGACGATTCGCCGAGCGGGTGTATCCACTGATCGTCGGGACGTCCGGCGACGAATCGGAGCGCGCCGGCGGGCGCGCGTCGGAGCCGGATCCGGAGCGCGTCCGGCTCCCCTACACGTTCGCCGCCGTCCTCGGAATGACCGACGAGCCGTCGATCCGCGAGGACATCGCCCGGGCGGAGGGACACGTTCCCGACGATGCGCCCGAGTGGGCCGTCGACGCTGCACTCGCCCGAGTCGAGCGCGCCCAGCGGTGGGCCAGGCGCACCGGCAACGAATTCGACTACGAACTCAAGCGCTCGGCGGTTCCCGCCCACGACTTCGACGAGGCCACGGAGACGGCCCTCGACGAACTCGCCGACTTCGTCGCCGCGGGCGGTGACGACACACCCGACGAACTGCAGGGCGAGATATACGAGACGGCGAAACGGCACGACGTCCCCGTCGGCGACTTCTTCGCCGCCGGCTATCGCCTGTTCTTCGACGACGAGCAAGGACCGAAGCTCGGCCAGTTCCTCGCGAAGCTCGATCGCGAGTTCGTCGTCGATCGACTCCGCCGCGACCGGTGA